The Methanobacterium sp. BAmetb5 genome includes a region encoding these proteins:
- a CDS encoding phosphate ABC transporter substrate-binding protein, with translation MDTKYIIGIIVAIIVIVGAYFVLAGGSGQEKITIVGSTSVQPVAEKLATEYMKKNSSVKITVQGGGSSVGIKSVQDGSANIGTSSKSLKANESTGLSQYEIGKDGIAIIVNNNNALSGLTMEQLKGILSGNITNWKEVGGPDAKINVVVREEGSGTRDAVQEIVLGKLANGTKVDFVKSAIVQSSTQAVQQSVAQDPNAIGFISFASVNGTKALQINNVAPSEATVLDGTYKIQRPFLFLIKGDATGAVKAFLDWVDGPEGQAIIKSENVVPTGVQVNSTS, from the coding sequence ATGGACACGAAGTACATAATAGGAATAATAGTAGCCATAATCGTGATAGTCGGTGCTTATTTCGTCCTGGCCGGAGGAAGTGGACAGGAAAAAATAACCATCGTCGGATCTACTTCTGTACAGCCTGTGGCTGAAAAACTGGCCACAGAATACATGAAGAAGAATAGTAGTGTAAAGATAACTGTCCAGGGTGGCGGTTCAAGCGTAGGTATCAAGAGTGTTCAGGATGGAAGTGCCAACATTGGAACCAGTTCCAAATCCCTGAAAGCCAATGAATCTACCGGACTGAGTCAGTACGAAATAGGTAAAGATGGAATTGCCATCATTGTCAACAACAACAATGCCCTCAGCGGATTAACCATGGAACAACTTAAAGGAATATTATCTGGAAACATAACCAACTGGAAGGAAGTGGGAGGACCAGATGCTAAGATAAACGTGGTTGTCCGTGAAGAAGGTTCCGGTACCCGTGATGCAGTCCAGGAAATAGTACTTGGTAAATTAGCTAACGGTACCAAGGTTGATTTCGTAAAATCAGCCATTGTGCAGAGTTCCACCCAAGCAGTGCAGCAGTCAGTTGCTCAGGATCCTAACGCCATTGGTTTCATATCCTTTGCATCAGTTAACGGCACCAAAGCCCTGCAGATAAATAACGTGGCACCATCAGAAGCAACTGTACTGGATGGTACCTATAAAATCCAGAGACCCTTCCTGTTCCTGATAAAAGGAGATGCAACCGGGGCAGTTAAAGCCTTCCTTGACTGGGTGGATGGACCAGAAGGTCAGGCCATTATCAAGTCTGAAAATGTAGTACCCACCGGAGTACAGGTTAACAGCACATCTTAA
- a CDS encoding phosphate ABC transporter substrate-binding protein, with protein sequence MNLKYGVGLLVILIIIIAVFTWGTGSNHVKIEIAGSTSVQPVAEKLAAKYMEEHPNVRIDVMGGGSGLGVRSVSQGIIDIGTSSKELKSDEKQGLNDYTIGKEGIVVAVNLDNPVNNLTKSQLKDIFSGNITNWKEVGGPDAKINLVVREDGSGTRSAFEDLVMNKTKVKSDAIVQTSTESIKVAVKQDPNAIGYISLAHMTPDVKALVIDGVTPSIATIQDGSYKLQRPFLFLTKGEPEGPVKEFIDWCLGPEGQKIVTDEKIVPVS encoded by the coding sequence ATGAACCTGAAATATGGTGTAGGTTTACTGGTTATACTAATAATTATCATTGCAGTTTTCACCTGGGGCACTGGAAGTAATCACGTAAAGATAGAGATTGCGGGTTCAACATCAGTGCAACCTGTGGCTGAAAAACTGGCAGCAAAATACATGGAAGAACATCCCAATGTACGGATTGATGTAATGGGCGGAGGATCTGGCCTGGGAGTAAGAAGCGTCTCTCAGGGGATCATCGACATTGGAACCAGTTCAAAAGAATTGAAATCTGATGAAAAACAGGGTTTGAATGACTACACTATAGGTAAAGAAGGTATTGTAGTGGCAGTTAACCTCGACAACCCGGTAAATAATCTGACCAAAAGTCAGCTCAAGGATATCTTTTCCGGAAACATTACCAACTGGAAGGAAGTGGGAGGACCAGATGCTAAAATTAATCTGGTGGTGAGAGAAGATGGTTCGGGTACCAGAAGTGCCTTTGAAGACCTGGTAATGAACAAAACCAAGGTAAAATCTGACGCCATTGTACAAACTTCCACAGAATCCATAAAGGTGGCTGTAAAACAAGACCCCAATGCAATTGGGTACATATCTTTAGCCCACATGACACCGGATGTTAAAGCCCTGGTAATTGACGGAGTAACCCCTTCAATCGCCACAATCCAGGATGGTTCCTATAAATTACAACGGCCATTTCTGTTCCTTACCAAGGGTGAGCCAGAAGGGCCGGTTAAAGAATTCATAGACTGGTGTTTAGGTCCAGAAGGACAGAAAATTGTAACTGATGAAAAAATTGTTCCTGTAAGTTGA
- the pstC gene encoding phosphate ABC transporter permease subunit PstC, with translation MSKWNEEFFIEKGLLLTAITSVIIIALIIIFIFREGLPALESVGFFSFIFGMEWAPSNGQYGIFPMIIGSLGITALSLLMAVPLGVLCAIFLAEIAPNTMRKILNPTIQTLAGIPSVVYGFFGLVLLVPFMRVQFGGTGFSMFTASVILTVMILPIIVSVSEDALRSIPLEYKEASLALGATHWQTIKNVIFPAAIPGIITSVILGMGRAVGETLAIIMVAGNVVQIPGSILDPVRALTSNIAIEMGYATGVHYNALFATGIVLVFMIIVLLIIANYFHYKKKVTIGGGYL, from the coding sequence ATGTCTAAGTGGAATGAAGAGTTTTTCATAGAGAAAGGGCTTCTGTTAACTGCCATAACATCAGTTATCATCATCGCCCTCATAATAATATTCATATTCAGGGAAGGACTCCCTGCACTGGAAAGTGTAGGATTCTTCAGCTTCATATTCGGGATGGAATGGGCACCTTCCAATGGCCAATATGGTATATTTCCCATGATCATCGGGTCCCTGGGAATAACCGCACTTTCCCTATTGATGGCCGTGCCCCTGGGCGTGCTATGCGCCATCTTCTTGGCGGAAATAGCCCCCAATACCATGCGAAAAATACTCAACCCCACCATCCAAACCCTGGCCGGTATTCCCTCCGTAGTTTACGGATTCTTCGGCCTGGTGCTACTGGTACCCTTCATGAGGGTGCAATTTGGAGGAACCGGTTTTAGTATGTTCACGGCCTCGGTGATCCTGACGGTCATGATCTTACCTATAATTGTCAGTGTATCGGAAGATGCACTGAGATCAATTCCCCTGGAATACAAGGAAGCCTCCCTGGCTTTGGGAGCCACTCACTGGCAGACCATTAAGAATGTAATTTTCCCGGCAGCAATTCCCGGAATCATTACCTCGGTAATCCTGGGAATGGGACGAGCAGTGGGAGAAACCCTGGCCATAATCATGGTGGCCGGTAACGTGGTCCAGATACCCGGTTCAATACTGGACCCGGTGCGTGCCTTAACCTCCAACATAGCTATTGAAATGGGTTATGCCACCGGAGTTCACTACAACGCCCTGTTTGCCACGGGAATTGTGCTGGTCTTCATGATCATTGTACTCCTGATAATAGCTAACTACTTCCACTACAAGAAAAAAGTCACCATTGGGGGTGGTTACCTGTGA
- the pstA gene encoding phosphate ABC transporter permease PstA codes for MHRIIPPKISQKIMNSVFWASGLLTIIILLVIIGYVLLKGLPVVNFEFIFANPVDSGRSGGIFPFIMSSIYVTLIAILVATPLGVGAAVYLSEYAGENFLVKLIRFGSETLTSIPSIVFGLFGLAFFVIYLKMGWSVLSGGLTLALMALPTILSASEVSLESINKSYAEGSLALGATKWQTIYKVVVPAALPGITTGVILGMGRAIAEAAAVLYTVGAAIMIPTSIMDAARPLPLHLYILATEGLSMDNAWGTAAVLVIMILIITVVTNTLVDRYRKKMMGR; via the coding sequence ATGCATAGGATCATACCTCCAAAAATATCCCAAAAAATAATGAACAGTGTTTTCTGGGCATCAGGACTCCTCACCATCATTATTCTACTGGTGATAATAGGATACGTCCTTTTGAAAGGTTTACCCGTGGTGAACTTCGAATTTATATTCGCTAATCCAGTTGACTCTGGTCGCTCTGGAGGGATATTCCCCTTCATAATGTCCAGTATCTATGTGACCTTAATTGCTATCCTGGTGGCCACTCCCCTAGGAGTAGGAGCCGCAGTTTACCTCTCAGAATACGCCGGAGAGAACTTCCTGGTAAAACTTATCAGATTCGGATCAGAAACTTTGACTTCCATCCCCTCCATTGTATTTGGGTTATTCGGACTGGCTTTCTTTGTCATCTACCTGAAAATGGGATGGAGTGTGTTATCGGGAGGGTTAACCCTGGCTTTAATGGCCTTACCCACTATCTTGTCTGCTTCAGAGGTATCCCTGGAATCAATTAACAAATCATACGCCGAGGGAAGCCTGGCCTTAGGAGCCACCAAGTGGCAAACAATCTACAAGGTAGTAGTGCCGGCTGCCCTCCCGGGAATAACTACAGGAGTAATTTTAGGAATGGGAAGAGCAATTGCCGAAGCAGCAGCAGTATTATACACCGTAGGGGCGGCCATAATGATCCCCACATCCATCATGGATGCCGCACGACCATTACCCCTTCACCTTTACATATTAGCCACCGAAGGGCTGTCCATGGATAATGCCTGGGGAACAGCAGCTGTCCTGGTGATAATGATTCTGATAATTACAGTGGTCACCAACACCCTGGTGGACCGTTATCGCAAAAAAATGATGGGGCGATAA
- the pstB gene encoding phosphate ABC transporter ATP-binding protein PstB codes for MEYRIEVEDLNVYFDELHILKDVSLKIPKNAVTSLIGPSGCGKSTFIRTLNRMNDMISTFKMEGTVLLDGKDIYDPKIDVVELRKKVGMVFQKPNPFPKSIFDNVAYGLRVHGISDKDVLAQKVEESLRGAALWDEVKNILDKSAMGLSGGQQQRLCIARTIAVEPEVILMDEPCSALDPISTTKVEDLIHKLKNDFTIIIVTHNMQQATRVSKHTAFFLNGEIVESGLTEKIFIEPEDKRTEDYITGRFG; via the coding sequence ATGGAATACAGAATAGAAGTAGAAGATTTAAACGTTTACTTTGATGAATTACATATATTGAAGGATGTCAGTCTAAAAATTCCCAAAAATGCGGTAACTTCACTCATAGGACCTTCCGGTTGTGGTAAATCAACCTTCATCCGTACTTTAAACCGGATGAATGACATGATAAGCACCTTCAAGATGGAGGGAACAGTCTTACTGGATGGGAAAGATATCTATGATCCTAAGATCGATGTGGTGGAGCTGCGGAAAAAGGTGGGCATGGTATTTCAAAAGCCCAACCCCTTCCCTAAATCCATATTTGACAATGTAGCCTATGGTTTGAGAGTGCACGGGATCAGCGACAAGGATGTTCTTGCTCAAAAGGTTGAAGAAAGCCTTAGAGGGGCAGCACTGTGGGATGAAGTGAAAAATATTCTGGATAAATCAGCCATGGGACTTTCGGGTGGTCAACAGCAGCGGCTGTGCATCGCCCGTACCATAGCAGTGGAGCCAGAGGTTATACTCATGGATGAGCCCTGTTCTGCACTGGATCCCATATCCACCACCAAGGTGGAGGATCTGATACACAAACTCAAGAACGACTTTACCATTATCATTGTAACCCACAACATGCAACAGGCTACCCGTGTATCCAAACACACTGCCTTCTTCCTCAACGGGGAGATTGTGGAAAGCGGGCTCACCGAGAAGATCTTCATTGAACCCGAGGATAAGAGAACAGAAGATTATATTACCGGTAGATTTGGATGA